A window of Fictibacillus halophilus contains these coding sequences:
- a CDS encoding glucoamylase family protein: MKRSKIISFVLMFSLFANVFVTSSASATKDNAFQMELKAIAKKTYKFYQDHTDPKTGLTYDETRYTAEGKKDATHTSPTNIGMYMMSTISAQELGIISKKEAVKRIQVTLNTLEDLEKWNGLYYNWYNTKDGSVKKDWGQFISQVDNGWLSAGLIVVGQAYDELNPQTSKLVENMNYTTLYDSEVGQFRGGYDVAQGKLTDHHYGLFNTEPRVASYISIGKDDVPSEHWWKMYRTMPQEWDWQAQIPEGETHEYDGISVFEGHYEYKGVKFVPSWGGSMFESLMPGIVLNEVELGKNALGLNNKRHVELQQAFAEEKGYKAWGFSPSATPDGYSEFAATPLGTSGYKDGATVTAHASFLALDYDPKAVQKNIKALKELDTYSKYGFYDSVNVETGEIAKAYLALDQGMIMVSIANYLKDGVIRDYFHQDPIGKKPEDLLRKEKFSIQ, encoded by the coding sequence ATGAAAAGAAGTAAAATCATAAGCTTTGTATTGATGTTCAGCTTGTTTGCGAATGTATTTGTAACATCATCAGCGTCCGCAACAAAAGATAATGCATTTCAAATGGAATTGAAAGCTATCGCTAAAAAGACATACAAGTTTTATCAAGATCATACTGATCCAAAGACAGGTTTGACCTATGATGAGACTCGATATACAGCAGAAGGCAAAAAAGACGCAACACACACATCTCCAACAAATATTGGCATGTATATGATGAGTACGATCTCCGCTCAAGAATTAGGTATCATCTCAAAAAAGGAAGCGGTAAAACGTATACAAGTCACATTAAATACACTTGAAGATCTCGAAAAGTGGAATGGCTTATACTATAACTGGTACAACACAAAAGATGGTTCCGTTAAAAAGGATTGGGGACAATTCATCTCGCAAGTGGATAACGGCTGGCTGTCTGCAGGGTTGATTGTAGTTGGACAAGCTTATGATGAGCTGAATCCACAAACGAGTAAGCTCGTTGAAAACATGAATTATACAACTCTATATGATTCAGAAGTGGGACAATTCCGTGGGGGATATGATGTTGCACAAGGAAAATTAACAGATCATCATTATGGTTTGTTTAACACAGAACCACGTGTAGCAAGTTATATCTCGATCGGTAAAGACGATGTGCCGAGCGAGCACTGGTGGAAGATGTACCGTACGATGCCACAAGAATGGGATTGGCAAGCACAGATTCCAGAAGGTGAAACTCACGAATATGACGGTATTTCTGTTTTCGAAGGACATTATGAATACAAAGGTGTAAAATTCGTTCCAAGCTGGGGCGGAAGCATGTTTGAAAGCCTTATGCCTGGAATCGTCTTAAATGAGGTAGAACTTGGCAAGAATGCGTTAGGGCTAAACAACAAGCGTCATGTCGAATTACAGCAAGCTTTTGCAGAAGAAAAAGGATATAAAGCATGGGGCTTCTCACCATCAGCAACACCAGATGGTTACAGTGAGTTCGCAGCTACACCACTAGGAACTTCTGGATACAAAGATGGTGCGACGGTAACCGCTCATGCATCATTTTTAGCATTAGATTATGATCCAAAAGCTGTTCAAAAAAACATTAAAGCATTAAAAGAGCTCGATACGTATAGCAAGTATGGATTCTATGATTCTGTAAACGTAGAAACAGGTGAAATCGCTAAGGCTTATCTAGCGCTTGACCAAGGAATGATCATGGTTTCAATCGCTAACTATCTAAAAGATGGTGTGATTCGCGATTACTTCCATCAAGATCCGATCGGTAAAAAGCCAGAGGATCTGTTGAGAAAAGAAAAGTTCTCTATTCAATAA